The DNA sequence ATGCTGTCTCGATGATCGAGATGACGGGCGCTGATGGAGTGAGCGTGGGACGCGGATGCCAAGGGCGCCCATGGCTGTTTTATGATTTAGTTGCGGCTTCGTATGGTTCATCGGCCCGTTATCGGCCTTCATTGCGCGAAGTCGCTAATATTATTGTTCGTCATGGAGAGCTCTCGGTTCTGCATTTTAATGATGAACATCGGGCGATGCGGGAATTACGTAAACATGTCGGGTGGTATTTGCGAGGGTTTGCTGTTGGCGGGCAGATGCGTCACCAATTAGGGCTGATTGAATCAGTAGAGCAGTTGCGTGAACTACTCGATACGTTAGATCTGGATCAAGCTTATCCGCAAGCAGCCGAAGGGCCACGAGGCCGAGCGGGGAGTGCCAAGCGTCCTCATCTTCCAGAATTTTGGTTGGATTCTCACGCATTATCCGCAGAGCAAGAAGCGAAGATTCACGAAGCTGAAGTCAATGTTTCTGGTGGTTAAAGCTAACGTAGTTTAATCCAAGCTACCTCGCCGGAAGGTAAGTAAAGATCGTCATTCGGGGATTGACTTGGCTTTTGGTGGGACATAGCAAGAACGCTTCCGTCAGTAGGCAGTGGCTCGTTGTGAGACCCAAAGTTCATTCTTACCTCAATGGTATCGACGAACATACGCAGTATACCGTTTTGGAGTTGGCGACGGTCGATCGCAAGACTCGAATTTGCCAAATAGTAGGCATTTCGGAGTCGTAAAATATGGCGAGGCGCCGGAGGAATAGTTATACTCTGCTGGTCAATGTGAATTAATCCGGGGAGAGCTAGTGTTAAAAGCACGATGCCAGCTGGTGAAAGATAGCTGCTTGCTGTATGGATTGCCGGAGCTGATAAATCCCATGCTGGTAGTGTACCGGTAGACTCGAAAAGACGATAAAGATCAACAAGTTGTGGGGCTATGTTGTCAATAGTTAGCGGCAGAGCTAGCGGGCGGCTACGTACGATATGGACGTAGGCATCGTGTACTTGGTTAGAGAGTTCGTCAAACTTTTCTGCATCGTCATCCCACAGTCCTAACGACAATACTGAATCTGGGTGGGCAAGGGAAACTTTAGCTTGTATTTGGCCAAGAGTTAAGTCGTTGACGGTTGTGATATGTTCCTTGAGATGATGCAACCCCAATTCGATTCCCCAGGCACCTTCAGCTAGCCATTGGTCAATGACTTCTGGTGCGACATGTGAATCAGCGATATTGGGTAAGATCCGCAGGCCGCGTTTTTGAGCACGGTGAATTGAATCAGAAATCGGGTAGGGAGTGATATGAGCAGGCAGTGTTAGGACATTGACTCCTAACCGGCTAACATAAGAAATAAGATCACGAACGGCGTCCGATGATGATGTTTCAGACGGGGTTGCGTGATACCAGACGGAGTGTTTTGCCCACGCGTGGGTTGTGCCCGAATCTCGGTGAATTACGGTGACTGATTCAGCAAGCGGCGTGGTAGGTATCTCACCTGCGGTCATCGTAGTGTTGCCCATAGTTTTATAGCATCCTGAGAGGTAGGGTAGTTACGTGATTCAAGCCTACACCGCAAGTGATAAAGAGCGTTGGGTAAGTGAAGGAACTAAAAGTTCTGCCCGTACAGATTTTGAACGCGATCGTGCACGCGTTTTGCATTCGGCTGCTTTGCGCCGATTGGGAGCTAAAACTCAGGTTATGGGCCCAGAATCAGATGATTTTATACGTACCAGGCTCACGCACTCGTTAGAGGTTGCGCAAGTTGGTAGGTCGCTTGCAAAGAATCTTGGTGCTGACGAAGACGTCGTTGAAACGGCATGTTTATGCCATGATTTAGGTCATCCACCATATGGCCATAATGGAGAGAAAGCACTTGACGAACTTGCTCAGTCATTTGGCGGTTTTGAAGGTAACGCGCAAACTTTGCGTATTTTGACACGTCTTGAACCGAAACGTTTCCATCCGGATGGCCAGCCTGCTGGCTTAAATCTCACCCGGGCGATAGTAGATGCAACAGTAAAATACCCTTGGACGCGTTTTGCTGGTCCACAAGGAAGGAAGTCGCCAAAGTTTGGTGCTTATGATGACGACGTCGCCGCATTTCGATGGGCACATCAAGATTATGGGTTACGACGTTCAGCAGAAGCGCAAATGATGGATTTAGCGGATGATATCGGCTATTCAGTGCATGATGTTGAAGATGGTGTTTTCTCTGGCTATGTATCTCCGCATATTTTAGCCGCTAGTAACGATGCAGAAATTACTCGCGTAGTTGATTCTACACTTGCTTGGTATAAGCCAGATTGTACTGCAGATGAGCTGGGAGCGGCCGGCGTGCGAGTGTTAAATATGCTTGCTTGGCCACTTGAATACTCCGGTTCTCAACGGGATATGGCGGGTTTAAAAGATTACACCTCGGATCTAATTGGACGTTTTATTTCGTCAGTGACTGAGGCGACGCAGGAACAACATCCCCAAGCATTGATGCGCTATACCGGCAATGTCGTTGTCCCGCGGTTAACTGCATTAGAAATCTTATTTGTTAAAGGCGTGGCAGTTCATTACGTTATGGCCCCTCGGGAAAAAGAGGCACCATATTTTGAGCAGCGAACAATTCTTTTCGATCTCATGGATGCAATCGTGGAAGATCCAGCGCACCGTATGGAGCCGATATTTGTGGAATTATGGCGTCAAGCAGCAGATGAAAAACAACGTCTGCGCGTCATCATTGACCAGATTGCTTCCTTGACTGATCAATCTGCGCGGCAGTGGCATTCTCGCTATTGTGGGATGTTGCGAAACTAAGGCATTTTCCTGTTGCTGTGATGAACATCTAAATGTATTCTTTGTACTGCTGGTAGCAATGATGCACATAATGTCGTGTGCTGATCGCGCTAGAAAGTCAATGGAGACTATAGAAAAGGTTCACGATGAAGAACATTAAGAAATCTTTAGCAATTTCGCTCGGAACGCTTATGGCATTGTCAGCTTGTAGTGGGGGAACAGCAGATTCGGGTGCTTCCTCAAGCGTTGAAAATAGCCAAAACCCCTTGTGTGGTTCAACCGCCAACCATCAAATTCTTCCACTGGCGATCTTGATAAAGAGGCACTTAATTTCAACGAAAATACGTATTATGTTGGCTTTGACGCATCTCAAGGTGCCGAGTTGCAAGGGCAGATGGTTGCCGAATTTATTGAAAAGCATAAGGACACCATTGACCGCAATGGTGACGGCAAGATTGGTTATGTCCTAGCTATTGGCGATGTTGGGCATAATGATTCTATTGCCCGTACGCGCGGTGTTCGAAAAGCGCTTAATACAGCAGTTGAAGAAGGCGGCAGTATCCTATCTGACCCAACAGAAACCAATGCTAACGCTGTAAAAGAAGGAACCTTAGGAAGCTTTAAAGTTGTTGAGCTAGCTTCTAAGGAAATGAAGACTGGTGCTGGAGCAACATGGGATGCAGGTACTGCTGGCGATACCATCACCGCATGGAGCGGTAAGTTTGGCGATGATATTGATCTTGTCATTTCTAATAATGACGGCATGGGTATGGCTATGTTCAATAAGTGGTCCAAGGCGCAGAAAGTGCCAACCTTTGGTTACGACGCAAACTCCGACGCGGTAGCTGCTATTGCTGATGGGTACGGTGGAACTATTTCTCAGCATGCTGACGTTCAAGCATATTTGACATTGCGTGTTTTACGTAATGCTCTCGATGGCAAGGATGTCATGGAAGGTATCGCGAAGGCTGATGAAGCAGGCAATGTTTTGTCTGATCAAGACTACAAGTACGTTGAAGAAGAGCGTTCTTTCTATGCTTTGAATGTTGCAGTCAATGCCGATAATTATCAGGACTTCTTAGACTCAACTGTTACTTACAAGCCAGTTAGTAACCAAGTAACAGCTGATACGAAGAAGGTATGGCTAGATATCTACAATTCGGCAGATAACTTCCTGGGTTCAACCTACCAGCCGCTGTTGCAAAAGTACGATAAGCTCCTAAACCTCGACGTGGAATACATCGGTGGTGACGGCCAGACCGAATCTAACATCACAAACCGGTTGGGTAACCCTGGTTCCTATGATGCATTCGCAATCAATATGGTGAAGACCGATAACGCATCGTCCTACACCTCACTTCTTACTCAGTAGTTTTTAGCGAACAAATAGCTGAAGCTAAGAAGCAATGGATTGGGGCAATCGGAGAGTATCTTTGATTGCTCCAATCCGAGAAAGAAAGAATGTTATGGTAACAGGCACTGATGATGTAGTTTTGACAATTCGTGGTATGTCAAAATCGTTCGGTCGTAATCGTGTACTTGAACATATCGATTTTGATGTTAAGCGTGGATCCATTATTGGTTTGATGGGTGAAAATGGCGCTGGCAAATCTACAATGATGAAATGTCTTTTTGGTACTTATCAAAAAGATGAAGGAGAAATTACTCTTGACGGCCATCCAGTATCATTTTCAGGGCCGAAGGAAGCCCTTGAAAATGGAATTGCTATGGTTCATCAAGAATTGAATCAAGCGTTAGAACGTTCGGTTGTCGATAATCTTTTTCTTGGGCGATACCCTAAAACTTCATTAGGGACAATTGACGAAGCACGCATGCGTCGTGAGGCAGCTGACCTATTCCGTCAGCTAGGAATGACCGTTAACTTAACTCAGCCAATGAGAAAAATGTCAGTCTCTCAACGGCAGATGTGCGAAATCGCGAAAGCTATTTCGTACCATTCTCAGGTGATTGTGCTTGATGAGCCAACCTCATCATTAACTGAACCTGAGGTTCGCAAACTGTTTGAGATGATGCGTAAGCTACGTGATAGTGGTATTTCGTTAGTGTATATCTCGCATAAAATGGATGAAATCTTTGAAATATGTGATCAGGTTTCCGTCCTTCGCGATGGCAAGCTGGTAATGACAAAAGATACTGCTGACACTAATATGAACGAGTTGATTACTGCGATGGTTGGCCGTTCTCTCGACAATCGTTATCCTGAAGTCGACAATAACCCAGGAGAACCAATCCTTACGGTTAGCCATTTATCAACAAAATATGCGCCATATATAAATGATATTTCTTTCAAAGTACGTGAAGGAGAAATCTTTGGATTATATGGCTTGGTTGGTGCTGGAAGAACTGAGTTACTCGAAACTATTTTTGGCGTTCGAACCCGAGCGACTGGCCGAGTGTATTATCGTGACAAGTTGATGAACTTTAATAATCCTCGGGAAGCTATTGATTCTGGTTTTGCGTTAATTACCGAAGAACGAAAAGCAGATGGATTATTTCTTAAAGGTGATCTCACGTTCAATACAACGATTGCTAACTTGCCAGCTTACAAGAAGAATATTGCACTGTCAGATCGTAAGATGCAAGCAGCAACAGTCTCTGAAATTCGTACTATGCATACGAAAACTACTGGTCCAGATGAATTAATTTCAGCTCTTTCTGGTGGAAACCAGCAAAAAGTTATTTTTGGTCGCTGGTTAGAGCGGGAACCTAAAGTTTTCATGATGGACGAGCCAACACGAGGTATTGATGTTGGAGCGAAGTATGAAATATACGAGCTGATTATCCAGATGGCTAAGCGGGGAAAGACAGTGATCCTTGTTAGCTCGGAGATGCCAGAAATTTTGGGAATTACTAATCGTATCGGCGTTATGTCTGCCGGACGTTTGGCAGGAATCGTCACAACAAAAGAGACTAACCAAGAAGAGCTCTTGCGACTGAGCGCAAAGTATCTGTAAGAAAGGGAAGGCAATGAGCATCCTAACCTATGAGAAGGAAGAAGAACTTCTCGCTCCGATTAAAGAATATGTGGGCAAAATCCAAGCTGAAATAGATGCTTTGCGTGAAGATGGCACCACGAAAGCAACTCGGCTACAACACCAACTTCGTAATATGAAAAATGACCGGACACTATCAAAAGAAGAACGTGTCCAGCTACGTCGTCAAGATGAAGCTGCTTTAGTAGAAGCTAAACGTGTTCAGGCAGCTAATCGCTCACGAATTAATGAATTGGTTGCTAAAGCAGAAAAATATATTGACGAGAATTTTGATAAGCAGTACCTGAATGAAGTTGAATTAAGCGTCGAAGCTGAAAAGAAAGAAGCAAAGGCAGAATATCAACGCCAACTTGCTCTTATCAAAAAAGAGCATGAACAAGCAGTAGCGGAACTTCGAAAGAATCCGACGATTGATCTTAAGCAAGAGCTTAAAGATGAAGAGATGGTCTTTAAGAATAAACAGTATGATGCAAAAGTTTCTATGCAACATCGTTTGCAAGCCGCAAAAGATCGGCGTCATGCAGCAGTCGCCGAAAAGTATCATATGATCGACCTATTGCGTAATTCGAATTTCTCTTTTAAACAATCGTTGTCGCAAAAGATTGAGAATTATCGTTATTCGTTTAACCGGCGGCAATTCTTGCTTAAAAACGGATTGTATATCGTTATTGTATTGATCTTTATTGCAATGGCGGTTCTCGCTCCGGTGACTAAAGGTGTAGATCTCTTCACCACTCAAAATATCTTAAATATTTTGCAGCAGGCATCGCCACGCATGTTCCTCGCGCTTGGAGTAGCCGGGCTAATTTTGCTTACCGGAACCGATTTGTCTATTGGACGTATGGTCGGAATGGGCATGGTTATTGCTACTGTTATCATGCATAAAGGACCAAATACGGGTAGCGTATTTGGGCATGCTTTTGACTTCACCGGGATCCCAGTTGGTGGCCGTATCATCTTTGCACTTATTGCCTGTATTATCGCTACAACAGCATTTACAATGGTTGCTGGCTTCTTTACCGCTAGATTTAAAATGCATCCTTTCGTTTCGACGATGGCTAATATGCTCATTATTTTTGGCTTAGTAACTTATGCAACCAAGGGGGTAAGCTTTGGTGCTATTGAGTCAGATATTCCAAAAATGATTGTTCCAAATATCTCTGGTTTCCCGACTATTATTTTGTGGGCAATTGCTGCCACCGTTGTTGTTTGGTTTATTTGGAATAAAACAACTTTTGGCAAGAACCTGTACGCCGTTGGTGGAAATCCAGAAGCAGCAGCGGTTTCTGGCATTTCTGTTTTCAAAGTAACTATGGGGGCTTTTATCCTTGCTGGAATCTTGTATGGTTTTGGATCATGGCTTGAAGCAGCACGTATGTTTGGTTCTGGTTCGGCGGCTTACGGTCAAGGCTGGGATATGGACGCAATCGCCGCATGTGTGGTTGGTGGAGTATCTTTTACCGGTGGTATCGGTAAAATTTCTGGAGTTGTTACTGGTGTTATGATCTTTACTGGTCTGACATATTCGTTAACGATTTTAGGTATTGATACTAACCTCCAGTTCGTATTCGAAGGCATTATTATTCTTGCTGCAGTTACATTGGACTCCTTGAAATACGTTCAAAAGAAGTAATTTGTCAAGGAAATATGGATGGCCTACACATAACGTGCAGGCCATCCATATTTTTACTGGGAATTAAATTATTTATCAAAAGGGAATCCGGAACGTTTCCAACTATCTAACCCACCGTGAACTGAGGTTACGTCAAATCCAGAACGTCGCATTCTTTCAGCTGCCGATAGTGAACGCACTCCATTGGAACACACTAGAATCAGGCGCTCATTGGTAGTCAATCCCGAATCTGGACGCATTAGCTTGGCTTGGGGAATATGCTCACTTGTTGGAATGTGTCCTTTATTCCATTCAATAATGTCACGGATATCAATTATCCGTACGCCATCTGCGTGCTCTTGCATCGCTTGTGCGGTAGTAATTTGCGGTGACTTGCCGTTTGGAAATATGAAATCAAAAAAGCCCATACCTTTTATTGTATTAGCGAACACCTCTTCTATGTTCATACTTGACACAGCCAGCTAAACTAGAGCCATGGGCGGAATGATAAAACGATCAGTGATTGACGATGTTCGTGATAAAACACGGATTGAAGATATCGTTGGTGAGTATGTGACTTTAAAAACAGCGGGTGTAGGGTCAATGAAAGGGCTATGCCCGTTTCATGATGAAAAAACACCGTCTTTCCACGTCCGTCCGCATGTGAATCGTTGGCACTGCTTTGGTTGCGGCCAAGGCGGGGACGCGATTTCTTTCATTGAAAAAATAGAACACGTTTCATTCGTTGAAGCCATCGAGTTTCTCGCTAGAAAAGCTGGCATTGTTATTGAATACGAAGATAGTGGGCGTCCTAACCGCGACGATTCACGGCCACGTGATGTCACACGCGCGAGACTAATTGATGCTCACCGTGTTGCAGAGGAATTCTATGTTCAACAACTAGCGACACCGGCTGGTCAACCGGCCCGGGATATGTTGGCTGCCCGCGGTTTTGATGACCAAGCTATTGCTGACTTTCGTGTCGGTTATTCTCCAGATTCGTGGGATGGATTGTTAACTGAATTGCGACGCCGCGGATTTTCCGATAAAGAAATTATTGCTTCGGGCTTAGCATCGCAAAAAACACGGGGGCTTTATGATCGATTCCGTGGCCGTGTCATGTGGCCAATCCGATCGATAACAGGCGATCCCATTGGGTTTGGTGCTCGAAAACTATTGGATAGTGATCAAGGCCCGAAATATCTCAATACGCCAGAGACGATGATTTATAAAAAATCTGGTGTTTTATATGGCTTAGATATGGCTAAAAAAGAGATTTCAACACAACGAACTATCGTCGTCGTCGAAGGCTATACCGATGTTATGGCTGCTCATTTAGCGGGTGTGACTAATGCGGTCGCAACGTGTGGTACTGCTTTCGGTTCCGAACACGTCAAAATTGTTAGGCGGTTGATGGGAGATTCAGCGAATCCAGCTGCTGGCGTGATGATGAGTAACGGACATGCTTTTGGCGGAGAAGTTATTTTTACGTTCGACGGCGATGTTGCAGGTCAAAAAGCTGCTTTGCGTGCATTCCAAGAAGATCAGAGTTTTGCTGCGCAGACATTTGTAGCTGTGTCGGAAAACGGCATGGATCCGTGTGATTTGCGAATGGCTGGAGGAAATGAGGCTGTTCGTCAACTTGTTGCTAATCGTAAACCTCTTTTTGAGTTTGTGATCCGGTCAATTCTTAAAGAATTGCCACTAAATTCTGCTGAAGGGCGTGCTGCTGGATTACGGGCTACTGCGCCGATTGTCTCTCAAATTCGGGATCGAGTCTTGCAGTCTGAATACTCCCGCCAACTGGCGGGCTGGTTGGGCTTGGATGAGGCACTTGTACGTGATTCTGTGCGCCAAGCTGGGCGAGCGGTATATGCTAATTCGCAACGTATTGAGCGGGTTGAAGAGCCTCTCCCACGGCCGATTCTTGAACCGAGAGAGCAACTACGGGATCCTGTTATGCGGATCGAACGGCAAGCCTTAGAAGTTATGCTACAGCTTCCTGGAATGGCTCATGTTGCACATGCTGACCAGATTCCGTCTCGGACATTTCGCACGCCGATCCATCAAAGTATTTTTGATGCTATTAATGCAGTGGGAGGTGTAGCCGCTTACGATGATAGATTCACAACATTAAAGAACTCTGGTATGGATGAGAACGCGGCGTCAATTCGAGCCAGTGCGTGGTATGTGGAGCAGGTAGAAAGCAATGCTGATGAGCTAGTTAAGGGAGCAATCCGTCAGCTGACAGTTGCGCCATTACCGGAAAACGGTGGGAGAGAATCCTGGCCATATGTGCGCGGGATTATCGTCTCGCTGATTCGTCAGGGTATTACTCAGCAGATTGCAGATGTTCGCAGACATATGCAATCTCTCGATAGTGATTCTCCGCAGCAAGAAGAACTTTTTGAAGTGTTGATGCGCTTGGAAGCTGCTCGGCGTGCATATGACGAAGAAGATACTCTGTGAGATATAAAGTGATTATGGGCTAGATTTTCGATTCTGGCTAACTTTTAGGTACGATTGTGTTCGTCGCCCCTGTAGCTCAGCTGGTTAGAGCAGGGAACTCATAATTCTTTGGTCGCGGGTTCAAGTCCTGCCGGGGGCACGAATCCCGCAGTTCGCATTATGTTGAACTGCGGGATTTACTTATTTCGGCTTGCCTTTCAGAAGGCTGTGGATAACTTTGTTCGTTGATGTACGAAAATTGTTACATTTGTGCTGTCCGAACGTATATAAGGCGATTGAAGTCTTTTGTTATCTGCTGAAAACGAGGTAGAACGGAATGGGAGAAAAGGCAGCGAAAAGTATATTCTGCAAGGTATGGAAGGGGCTGGTACTGGTTTCCAGCTGTGTTGTTTTAGCATCGTGTGTTTCCGCAGATATGAAACCTGAGAGCCAGCTAGAAAAAGATAGAGAAATCGTAGCTGAACAGCATATTATTCCACCACGGCCGATTCTTGACCGGCCTGCAGAACCTGAACTAACTGGTGATTCACGTACTGATGCAGTTGCGGTCGCTCAACATTTCGTCACGTTTTATCCCTACATGCTTAAAACAGGAGACACGTCTTATTGGGAAAAGCATTCCGCTCCGGAGTGCGAATTCTGTCAGAAAGTATTAGCTGCATCTAAAGCAAGAAACGAAACTGGTGCTTGGATTGACGGGGAAATGAGAATTATAGATCAAGTAAACGGAATTGTGGATGAAGAAAAAGACAAATACGAGATTCAATTTTTAATTGAGCGTACACATGTCGTTGAGTACGGGGAATCAGATGAAAGGGAAAATGATCGTCAGTATCATGTTGTGATTTCTCTTGAAAAGAATAATTCTTGGTCAGTAAAACAATTTCAAATAGGAAATCCATCCGGTTTCAAAGGCAAAATTGGTTAATTATGACTAGTGAAAGCTTATTCTTGGGGTTCATGTGTCTTTTCGTGATGGGTACAGATACATGGGCAGATGTTAATGAAGACACAGTAGTAGTTCATGCTGAAAAAGAATTTACTTTGAGCTCAGATAGTATTCTGGGTCACAATAGTCATGGTGAGAATCTAAATCCTACAACCAGCGTCTTGGCTCAATCTCCTTCACTCTATACCCTCGCTGACTTTTGTGCTGGTAAGCAATTTCCATCCTCCTTGAAAGCGGGATGGGGTATAGGTAATGTGCGTGAATTGGAAGCTAGACGTGAGGAATTATGTGCTCAGCGCGAAGAAAATGGCGTCAGCCTAGACGATATAATGCAAGCGGTTCATGATCAGGCGTCACAGATTATTGATTCTGGGAAGGTCATAGTTCAACCCTCAGCTGGAACAATCCTGGTCAATAAAGACGTGTTCTATTTTAGTACCGCAAGTGAACACGTCTCGGCGGTTAAGGTTGCTGGAGAAAACATTCCACTTCGGCTCACCCCGGTATCTTTTCGGTGGGATTTTGGCGATGGCAATGAGCTTTCGACTCAAAGTCCGGGTGGTAAGTGGCCTGATGGAGATGTTGTTCACGCATATCAAAAATCTGGACGATACACGCCACGCCTCGACATATTCTGGAAAGTAGATGTTCGGCTACCAAAAGCGCCATGGCTCCAACTGCCAAATCTTGGGCATACTCAAGCTATCGGAGAGGAATTAGATCTAGTTGAAGCTAAAACCGTACTCACCTATCGTTCACGATAGACTGAGTGCATGAATAGGAACATGGAAGATAATGAAACGCTTGAACCAGAAATGCGTGAGCTTACGCCTGATGAGCTAATGAAACTAAAAGTAGTGCGCAGGCGCCTAATTCTTGCGCTTATAGCAGGGATTATTCTTGCGGCATGTGG is a window from the Arcanobacterium buesumense genome containing:
- a CDS encoding deoxyguanosinetriphosphate triphosphohydrolase, whose protein sequence is MIQAYTASDKERWVSEGTKSSARTDFERDRARVLHSAALRRLGAKTQVMGPESDDFIRTRLTHSLEVAQVGRSLAKNLGADEDVVETACLCHDLGHPPYGHNGEKALDELAQSFGGFEGNAQTLRILTRLEPKRFHPDGQPAGLNLTRAIVDATVKYPWTRFAGPQGRKSPKFGAYDDDVAAFRWAHQDYGLRRSAEAQMMDLADDIGYSVHDVEDGVFSGYVSPHILAASNDAEITRVVDSTLAWYKPDCTADELGAAGVRVLNMLAWPLEYSGSQRDMAGLKDYTSDLIGRFISSVTEATQEQHPQALMRYTGNVVVPRLTALEILFVKGVAVHYVMAPREKEAPYFEQRTILFDLMDAIVEDPAHRMEPIFVELWRQAADEKQRLRVIIDQIASLTDQSARQWHSRYCGMLRN
- a CDS encoding substrate-binding domain-containing protein, translated to MWFNRQPSNSSTGDLDKEALNFNENTYYVGFDASQGAELQGQMVAEFIEKHKDTIDRNGDGKIGYVLAIGDVGHNDSIARTRGVRKALNTAVEEGGSILSDPTETNANAVKEGTLGSFKVVELASKEMKTGAGATWDAGTAGDTITAWSGKFGDDIDLVISNNDGMGMAMFNKWSKAQKVPTFGYDANSDAVAAIADGYGGTISQHADVQAYLTLRVLRNALDGKDVMEGIAKADEAGNVLSDQDYKYVEEERSFYALNVAVNADNYQDFLDSTVTYKPVSNQVTADTKKVWLDIYNSADNFLGSTYQPLLQKYDKLLNLDVEYIGGDGQTESNITNRLGNPGSYDAFAINMVKTDNASSYTSLLTQ
- a CDS encoding sugar ABC transporter ATP-binding protein, which encodes MVTGTDDVVLTIRGMSKSFGRNRVLEHIDFDVKRGSIIGLMGENGAGKSTMMKCLFGTYQKDEGEITLDGHPVSFSGPKEALENGIAMVHQELNQALERSVVDNLFLGRYPKTSLGTIDEARMRREAADLFRQLGMTVNLTQPMRKMSVSQRQMCEIAKAISYHSQVIVLDEPTSSLTEPEVRKLFEMMRKLRDSGISLVYISHKMDEIFEICDQVSVLRDGKLVMTKDTADTNMNELITAMVGRSLDNRYPEVDNNPGEPILTVSHLSTKYAPYINDISFKVREGEIFGLYGLVGAGRTELLETIFGVRTRATGRVYYRDKLMNFNNPREAIDSGFALITEERKADGLFLKGDLTFNTTIANLPAYKKNIALSDRKMQAATVSEIRTMHTKTTGPDELISALSGGNQQKVIFGRWLEREPKVFMMDEPTRGIDVGAKYEIYELIIQMAKRGKTVILVSSEMPEILGITNRIGVMSAGRLAGIVTTKETNQEELLRLSAKYL
- a CDS encoding ABC transporter permease subunit codes for the protein MSILTYEKEEELLAPIKEYVGKIQAEIDALREDGTTKATRLQHQLRNMKNDRTLSKEERVQLRRQDEAALVEAKRVQAANRSRINELVAKAEKYIDENFDKQYLNEVELSVEAEKKEAKAEYQRQLALIKKEHEQAVAELRKNPTIDLKQELKDEEMVFKNKQYDAKVSMQHRLQAAKDRRHAAVAEKYHMIDLLRNSNFSFKQSLSQKIENYRYSFNRRQFLLKNGLYIVIVLIFIAMAVLAPVTKGVDLFTTQNILNILQQASPRMFLALGVAGLILLTGTDLSIGRMVGMGMVIATVIMHKGPNTGSVFGHAFDFTGIPVGGRIIFALIACIIATTAFTMVAGFFTARFKMHPFVSTMANMLIIFGLVTYATKGVSFGAIESDIPKMIVPNISGFPTIILWAIAATVVVWFIWNKTTFGKNLYAVGGNPEAAAVSGISVFKVTMGAFILAGILYGFGSWLEAARMFGSGSAAYGQGWDMDAIAACVVGGVSFTGGIGKISGVVTGVMIFTGLTYSLTILGIDTNLQFVFEGIIILAAVTLDSLKYVQKK
- a CDS encoding rhodanese-like domain-containing protein — its product is MGFFDFIFPNGKSPQITTAQAMQEHADGVRIIDIRDIIEWNKGHIPTSEHIPQAKLMRPDSGLTTNERLILVCSNGVRSLSAAERMRRSGFDVTSVHGGLDSWKRSGFPFDK
- the dnaG gene encoding DNA primase → MGGMIKRSVIDDVRDKTRIEDIVGEYVTLKTAGVGSMKGLCPFHDEKTPSFHVRPHVNRWHCFGCGQGGDAISFIEKIEHVSFVEAIEFLARKAGIVIEYEDSGRPNRDDSRPRDVTRARLIDAHRVAEEFYVQQLATPAGQPARDMLAARGFDDQAIADFRVGYSPDSWDGLLTELRRRGFSDKEIIASGLASQKTRGLYDRFRGRVMWPIRSITGDPIGFGARKLLDSDQGPKYLNTPETMIYKKSGVLYGLDMAKKEISTQRTIVVVEGYTDVMAAHLAGVTNAVATCGTAFGSEHVKIVRRLMGDSANPAAGVMMSNGHAFGGEVIFTFDGDVAGQKAALRAFQEDQSFAAQTFVAVSENGMDPCDLRMAGGNEAVRQLVANRKPLFEFVIRSILKELPLNSAEGRAAGLRATAPIVSQIRDRVLQSEYSRQLAGWLGLDEALVRDSVRQAGRAVYANSQRIERVEEPLPRPILEPREQLRDPVMRIERQALEVMLQLPGMAHVAHADQIPSRTFRTPIHQSIFDAINAVGGVAAYDDRFTTLKNSGMDENAASIRASAWYVEQVESNADELVKGAIRQLTVAPLPENGGRESWPYVRGIIVSLIRQGITQQIADVRRHMQSLDSDSPQQEELFEVLMRLEAARRAYDEEDTL
- a CDS encoding DUF6318 family protein, yielding MGEKAAKSIFCKVWKGLVLVSSCVVLASCVSADMKPESQLEKDREIVAEQHIIPPRPILDRPAEPELTGDSRTDAVAVAQHFVTFYPYMLKTGDTSYWEKHSAPECEFCQKVLAASKARNETGAWIDGEMRIIDQVNGIVDEEKDKYEIQFLIERTHVVEYGESDERENDRQYHVVISLEKNNSWSVKQFQIGNPSGFKGKIG
- a CDS encoding PKD domain-containing protein; this encodes MTSESLFLGFMCLFVMGTDTWADVNEDTVVVHAEKEFTLSSDSILGHNSHGENLNPTTSVLAQSPSLYTLADFCAGKQFPSSLKAGWGIGNVRELEARREELCAQREENGVSLDDIMQAVHDQASQIIDSGKVIVQPSAGTILVNKDVFYFSTASEHVSAVKVAGENIPLRLTPVSFRWDFGDGNELSTQSPGGKWPDGDVVHAYQKSGRYTPRLDIFWKVDVRLPKAPWLQLPNLGHTQAIGEELDLVEAKTVLTYRSR